GGGTCATCTTCTCGATATGTTAGGCGGGAGTCTCAACTGCGTAATCAATCCGAAAATTTTGCCGACAATCGCGGGAGTGAAGGAACTTGCTGACATGGGATTAGTCCCTGAAGGCGCGTATAGGAACATGGCCATGTATCAAGACAATGTTGACGTAGTTCCGAGATTCTGCGGCGACCCCGCGGCGACCCCTCCGCGACCCCTCCCTGCCCTCCCCTTTCGCAGGGGAGGCGAGAACCCCGGCGACTCTCTCGTCCCCCATGCCAATAAGGGATACAGGGGGGTAAGTAGCGGGCTTAATCAGTCGGATATTGATATGATATATGACGCTCAGACATCGGGCGGGCTGTTATTGGCCGTGAGTCCCGGAAAATCTCAGGCGGTACTGAATCACATCAGGAAGGAGGGATTCGGAAGGGCAGAAATAATCGGCGTGTTCACGAAAGGGAATGGCAGAATAATTGTTAGTGAAAGAAGGCTTTAACATGAGGAAATTTTTGGCGGTTCTGGTTGTTGTGTTGTCGGTGAGTCAGGCGTTTGCGGCGGGGGATGAGCTGTTTCAGACGGCGTTGCTTCAGTCGCTGATGCAGGGAGAATATGACGGCGTTATTACCGTGAAAGAGCTGAAGTCTTACGGCGATACGGGCATCGGAACATTTCAGGGCGTGAATGGCGAGCTGATTATGTCAGGCGGAAAAGTCTATCAGGCTTTGTGGGACGGAAGTGTGAAAGTTGCTTCAGATGATGAGACAGTCCCATTCGCGAACGTTACATTTTTTGACGCGGACATATCGAAAGACGGCGTAACAGCAGAGAATTTCAGCGCGCTTGCAGAAATTATGACCTCGATAACCCGCGAGCATGGCCGGAATCAGTTCTACATGGCAAAAGTCAGCGGATTAATGCCTCATATCCTTGTACGCAGTGAGCTTAAACAGGAAGAACCCTACAAGCCGCTGAATGACGCTCTCAAGACTGACCAGCGGGAATTTGAGTACAGCGACATACGCGGGACAATCGTAGCTCTTTACTGCCCTAACTACATGCGCGGACTCAATT
This genomic window from Synergistaceae bacterium contains:
- the budA gene encoding acetolactate decarboxylase, which produces MRKFLAVLVVVLSVSQAFAAGDELFQTALLQSLMQGEYDGVITVKELKSYGDTGIGTFQGVNGELIMSGGKVYQALWDGSVKVASDDETVPFANVTFFDADISKDGVTAENFSALAEIMTSITREHGRNQFYMAKVSGLMPHILVRSELKQEEPYKPLNDALKTDQREFEYSDIRGTIVALYCPNYMRGLNSAGWHLHFVSEDGTKGGHVLNVSTKNCLLEMDTISEFVMIVPNRKTFNDKDLSVNMQKEIQQVEGN